CCATGGATTGGTATGTGCGATTTTTTTGTAAAGAGGAAGGTCGGCGATGAAGGAGATCGCTCTGGTTACCGGCGGCTGCCGCAGCGGAAAAAGCGCTCACGCCCTGGCCCTGGCCGCGTCCATGGCGGCCGGGCCGCGATATTTCCTGGCCACCTGCGTGCCCGGTGACCGGGAAATGCAGGACCGGGTGGCCCGGCATCAGCAGGACCGGGGAAAAGAGTGGCAGACCATCGAATGCCCGGTCGCCATCGGTGAGGCCATCCTGCGCGTATCCGAAAAAAACAATGTCGTTCTGGTGGACTGCCTGACCCTGTGGATGAACAACCTCCTGGCGGAAACTGAAGACCAGGTCTTTCTGGAACAGCATATCGATGCGCTGACGCAGGCTCTGACCAGGGCGGCCGGAAGTGTCATCCTGGTGACCAACGAGGTCGGCTGCGGCATTGTTCCGGCCGACCGGCTGACCCGTCTGTTCCGGGACATGACCGGACTGGCCAATCAGCGCGTGGCCGCCGCCGCGGACAAGGTGGTCTGGATGGTTTCCGGCGTGCCGGTAATAATTAAGGTGGCCTAAAAGGAACGGGATGTAAATGAAGAATATCCTCTCGGCCCTGCGTTTTTTCACGATTCTTCCCCTGGGGGCGGGAGACGGCCAATTCGCTCCCCGGCGCCTGGCGGCCAGTCTGCCGGCAGCCGGGCTGATCGTCGGTCTGCTGACGGCCGCTTTTGATCTGCTGGCCTCGCGCCTGTGGCCCGGTCCGGCAGCGGCGGCCCTGGATGTGGTTTTCCTGGCCGTTGTCAGCGGCGCCCTGCACCTGGACGGTCTGGCCGACACGGCCGACGGCCTTTACGGCGGCAAGACCCGGGAGCGGGCCCTGGAGATCATGAAAGACAGCCGCACCGGCGCCATGGGCGTGGCGGCGGTGGCCTGCTGCCTGCTGGCCAAGTGGGCCGGTATTTTCAGCCTGGACGCGCCGTCCCGGTTTTTGTTTTTAACGCTCGTCCCGGCCTATGCCCGGGGCAGCGCCCTTTTCGGTTTCGCTTTTCTTTCCTATGGCCGGCAGGGGGACGGGACGGGACGGGCCTTTTTTGACGAACCCCTGTCCGTGGCCGATTTCCGCTGGCTGATTCTGCCCGCGGCCCTGTCCCTGCTGGCCGGATGGCGGTGCCTGGTACTCAATGCCGGTTTTGCCGCGGTGGTCGCGGTCGTCCTGATGTTTTACAAAAAAAGAATCAACGGCATTACCGGCGACATGCTCGGGGCCATGATCGAGGTCACGGAAACACTCCTGTTTCTGGCCGTGGCAACGAGGCTGTCATGATCAAGGGACATGGCGGCAACATATACGACCTGGCCCGGGAACTGGGCTGCCCGCCGGCGGACATCATCGACATGAGCAGCAACGTCAACCCCTTCGGGCCACCACCGGGCCTGCTTGATTTTCTGGCGGGGAAACTGGAGCAGGTCACGGCCCTGCCGGAGGTGGACGCCGGAGAGATCCGTCGCGCCTTTGCCGGCCGGCACGGCCTTGATCCTGCGCGGGTGCTGGCGGGAAACGGCACCACCCAATTGATTTACATCCTGCCCCGGTCGCTTAAAAGCCATCGTGCCCTGATCCTGGCGCCCACCTATGCCGATTACGCCGACGCCTGCCGGATGAACGGCGTGCCTTTTGATTATCTGACGGCCGATGAATGCGCGGGCTTTGTCCATAACCCGGAAGATATTTCCCGGGCCGTGGTCGATTCCGGGGCGGATACGGTCTTTATCTGCAATCCCAACAATCCCACCGGGACATTGCTGTCCGCCCGGGCCATCGCTGATCTGTGCCGGACCCATACCCGGGCCCGTTTTATTATCGACGAGTCCTATCTCGGTTTCGTGCCCGACGGAAAAAATGCGAGCATGATGTACGAAAATGTTCCGGACAACGCCATCGTGCTCAACTCCATGTCCAAGATCTTCCGGGTTCCCGGCCTGCGGATCGGGTTCGTTTTTGCGTCGCGACCGGTGACGGACGCCGTCGCGGATTTTCTTCTTCCCTGGAGCGTCAACAGCCTTTCCCAGGCCGCCGTAGCCTGGCTCATGCAAAACAACGATGCAGTCAGCCGGTTTGTGGACCAGACCGTGGCCCTGCTCGAAGAAGAAAAGCAGTTCCTGGCCGACCGAGTCAAGGCCATTTCCGGCATCCGTTTGTTCGCTTCCGTGACGTCGTTTGTCCTGGCAGCCCTGATAAAACAGGGCCAGGCCGACGGGCTCTGCCGCTTTCTGGCCGGTCACGGCATCCTGATCCGGAACTGCGCCAATTTTTATGGACTGTCCTCCCGCCATGTGCGGTTCTCTTTGAAAACCCGCGCGGAGAACAGTATATTGGCGGATAAATTAAATGATTATTTTAAGGGGTAGGAGAACAATCATGGAAAATCCGATTCGCGCTTACTGGCAGACCCGTCTGGAGGCGGTAAAAAAGAACCTGGTTACCAATCATTTTGAAGCTCACCTGGTGCAGACGGCCGATGAAGCCGGGCTTTTGGTCCTGGGGACCATCATTCCGGCGCTATCGCCGGCCAGCGTCGCCTGGGGCGGATCCCTGACCTTCATGGCCTCGGGCCTGTATGACCTGCTCAAAACCCGACCGGACATGAAGGTGCTGGATACCTATGACAAGAACATTTCCCGGGAAGAGGGGCTGGAACGGCGACGCCAGGCCCTGCTGACCGACCTGTTCATCTGCGGCACCAACGCCATCACCG
The DNA window shown above is from Thermodesulfobacteriota bacterium and carries:
- the cobU gene encoding bifunctional adenosylcobinamide kinase/adenosylcobinamide-phosphate guanylyltransferase: MKEIALVTGGCRSGKSAHALALAASMAAGPRYFLATCVPGDREMQDRVARHQQDRGKEWQTIECPVAIGEAILRVSEKNNVVLVDCLTLWMNNLLAETEDQVFLEQHIDALTQALTRAAGSVILVTNEVGCGIVPADRLTRLFRDMTGLANQRVAAAADKVVWMVSGVPVIIKVA
- the cobS gene encoding adenosylcobinamide-GDP ribazoletransferase, with amino-acid sequence MKNILSALRFFTILPLGAGDGQFAPRRLAASLPAAGLIVGLLTAAFDLLASRLWPGPAAAALDVVFLAVVSGALHLDGLADTADGLYGGKTRERALEIMKDSRTGAMGVAAVACCLLAKWAGIFSLDAPSRFLFLTLVPAYARGSALFGFAFLSYGRQGDGTGRAFFDEPLSVADFRWLILPAALSLLAGWRCLVLNAGFAAVVAVVLMFYKKRINGITGDMLGAMIEVTETLLFLAVATRLS
- a CDS encoding threonine-phosphate decarboxylase, yielding MIKGHGGNIYDLARELGCPPADIIDMSSNVNPFGPPPGLLDFLAGKLEQVTALPEVDAGEIRRAFAGRHGLDPARVLAGNGTTQLIYILPRSLKSHRALILAPTYADYADACRMNGVPFDYLTADECAGFVHNPEDISRAVVDSGADTVFICNPNNPTGTLLSARAIADLCRTHTRARFIIDESYLGFVPDGKNASMMYENVPDNAIVLNSMSKIFRVPGLRIGFVFASRPVTDAVADFLLPWSVNSLSQAAVAWLMQNNDAVSRFVDQTVALLEEEKQFLADRVKAISGIRLFASVTSFVLAALIKQGQADGLCRFLAGHGILIRNCANFYGLSSRHVRFSLKTRAENSILADKLNDYFKG
- a CDS encoding lactate utilization protein; amino-acid sequence: MENPIRAYWQTRLEAVKKNLVTNHFEAHLVQTADEAGLLVLGTIIPALSPASVAWGGSLTFMASGLYDLLKTRPDMKVLDTYDKNISREEGLERRRQALLTDLFICGTNAITDSGKLVNLDMIGNRVAALTFGPKHVIVLAGRNKIVENVDAAVARIKNYAAPVNTRRLDKKTPCAATSYCQDCNSPDRICNVWTITEKCYPKGRVKIILINDDLGF